In the Leptospira terpstrae serovar Hualin str. LT 11-33 = ATCC 700639 genome, GCACCTAGGGAATAAAATACATGGTCTTTTGCCACCTGATAGATCTTGTAACCCTCGATCTTTCCGTCTACCAAATGAGGACCAAACCTTGCATTTTTATAGATGGTGTTCGGGTCTTTCAGTTTGCGATTCACGTCCTCACGGGAAAGAACTTTTTGAACCGTTTGGCTGGATGGGCCTAAATTAGAAACTGCGGCAGCATCTTTGGGACGGATACGTTCTTTTGCCTGTGCTGGTGTTTCTCCAATATTGACTCTGAGGCTAAGACCTCCCTTTTTCAATACCACATAATGTTGTTCGATGGTTTGGACTTTATAACCACCTACCATCTCACCAGTTCCATACTCTTCCGAATCATTATTTTGTTTTTCACGGATAGTCACCCGGGCAAAAGACCAATGCCCAGATAGAGTTCCTGTTATCAACATCTGGTCATCATCCCCATTGTCCTGAGCAATTTCTGGATCGAGAGGAGATCCATCTGCCCCGCGTTTGGTGGTATCATTAGGATCAAATACCTGACCTCGTATGAGATTTCCCGTAACAATATCTTCGTAAGTACTGACAGCCAAAATCACTTCCTGGCGCATTTGTTTCGGACGTGTGTTTCCTGCGACGCTTATCCCTGTTTCTGTAGAAAACAAAAGTAAGAGGACAAGTTTCAGCAAATAGGCGAGTGAAAAGGAAAAAAGTAAAACCGCCGGAATCAATGTCAAAAACTGACTCGATTGGATTCTTTGAAGGATTGAATTCATGCTCCCCACAAATCGGAGAAAGACCCCGATTACATTCCGGCTACTTCAGATTTGGGAAGTCGTGTGACTTGTTTTTCCGTGATGCTTAAAGCTGATTCGGGATTCATTATTTTCCCGTTTCGAAACACTTCAAAATGCAGATGTGCTCCTGTTGCTGTGCCTGTCCTTCCGACAAGGGCAACTACACGACCCATCTTCACCGTTTCCCCAACCTCAACTAAAATCTGGGAACAATGGGCGTAAACTGTTTTATAACCGTTTTTGTGTTGGATGGTGACCGAATTGCCATACCCACCGTTACGACCAGTAAATACCACTTCTCCATCAGCAGCAGAAAGAACGGGAGCCCCTACTTTGGCCGCTAAGTCAAGGCCTGTATGGTAAACGCGATTGTATTTATTAAAAGGATCCACTCTTCTTCCATACCGAGAAGTCACTCGGCTTTGTGGAACAGGCATAATAAAGATTTTTTTGAGAACCACACGAGAAGAAGAAGCATTCTTCACTTGCACAGGAACTTCTAAAACCTGGCCAATCTTTAATTGGTCACTGGTGAGCCCGTTGTGTTTTTTTAGTTTGGCTAGTTCGATGGAAAAGGAACGAGCAATCTTTGAAAGATTGTCCTTCTTTTGTACTGCATATTTTTTTAATATGATACCAGATTCGTGAACCACTGTATTACTTACAACAGGAGAGACATCAATGTATTTTGGCAAATCGAGAGAAGCAAGTTCCACCTCTTCCTCATCCCCATTGGAATTTACACCAACGGAAAAGAGTTTATGAATTTCAGATTCTTGTGATTGCGAACCAAAAAGTCGAAACATTCCTGATTCACTACCGGGAATTGTCTCATTAATTTCAGAATGGATTTTTTGGAATGGGTTGGCTACGATTTGGGTTCCAGAAAGAACAAGGAGAGATAGTGTTACCAACCGAAAGATCTTCACAGCTAAATTATCGGGACCTAAGGGTAAGAATCTTGAACAAGAAACAAAGAAAGAATCGAAACGAATTACCTGCGACAATACGACACCCAAACCTTTACTTCTTTGTCTTTTTGACATTGGATTCAACTAAAGTGAATTTTTTACCAACCCACTCATCAACATCTTCCAAGTCATACTGCTTTTTCTTTACATCATCATTGATGATGTAGGCTGCCAATTTACCGACAGAAGACTCTCTAGACTCTGCAATGGGATAAACCTTCAATTTTAAGAGTGAAGGAGTGGATTCAATATAGATCTTAACAAGAGTCCCTTTTTTCCAAACTTCCGTTTGTGAAAACTTGATCTCCTCTTGTAAGGCATATGTCTTTCCATCATAGTATTCATTGATTTCCCTTAATTTTTCTTTTTTGATCAACCGTTGGGAACAATGACTGAACGCAAGGAGAAGAACGAGGGGAATTACACGAATGATACTACAATTCAAAGCAAACTCTGAGGAAAAGTCACCATGATGCCTCAATTATGAAAAGCCTTTTTTATTTTTTGGCCCAAAAGAGAGATTTCACTACCCAGACCAGTTGTGATCCCCAAACGAGCAGAAGTCGGAAGCCTGTTATACGAATGGAATGGAACCAAAGAAATCCAAGTGGAAGTAGGAATTCGTAGAGGACTTCCAGGTTTTCAGATTTTAGGTTGCGCCACTTTATCCACTAAAGAGTCCAGAGACCGCATCCGTTTGGCTCTGGAGGCTTCTGGATATCTCTTCCCACTAGAAACCATCATTGTAAACTTAAAACCCGCTCATATCCCTAAACGTATGGTCTGTTTGGATTTGGCGATTGCCGTTGGAATCTTAATGGCAACTGACCAAATCAAAATCCCTGAAGGCAAAGTTCATTTTTTGGGTGGGCTCGGATTAGATGGAACTGTCCTTGGAGGCCAGGAACTTTTGCCTTACCTCTGGCAAAATCGTTTGTCTGCAGAAGTTTCTCTTTGTCTTCCGGGGAATCTAAAGAAGGACAAAATTCCACAAGGTCGGTATTACTTCCTCGACCACTTAGATGGACTACGAAATCTCCCAGGGACGATTCCTGATAACCGCGAAGTGCTCACTCCAAGTATGGATTCCCTAACATGGGAACATGTATTTTTAGATCCCTACCAAATGAAAACCTTCCAAGGACTTCTGTATTCTCTTCTTGGCAAACACCATAGTCTATTGTTAGGAAGCCCTGGTTCAGGAAAAACAATGATGCATAGGATGTTGGAATCCCTACTCCCACCAAAAGAAACAAGAGATCCTAACGACCAAGGAGTTTGGACTTGGGGTGGTGATTTTGAAGTTCCATCGAACAAACGACCTTTCCGTGCACCTCACCATTCGGCAACCGAAGTTGGGCTTGTGGGCGGTGGACTTCCTTTCCAACCAGGGGAAATTTCAAAATCATACGGTGGTATTCTTTATTTAGATGAGGCATTGGAATTTAGAGATCGCATTTTAGAAAGTTTAAGAATGCCAATGGAAGATTCGTATTTAGAAATTGTTCGGATGAATGAAAAAACAAAACTAAAAACCGACTTCACCTTAATGTTATCAGCAAACCCCTGCCCTTGTGGAAACTACCATAGCAAACAAATCTGCCATTGTTCCTTACAAAAGATTCGTTTGTATTTACAGAAAATCAGCGGTGCATTTTTAGATAGAATCACCATCTTTCAAACGTTATTCGAAACAACGAATGAAAGATGTATCAAGTTGGAAGAATCAAAAATGAAAAATATTCTTTTGGAACGGTTTGCCTTTCGAAATACAAGGACCGTTCCAGAGGATGAAGAAAAGAAAATTCAGAAAATTTTAGATACAGAATCTCAGACCAAACAATTATCCTTACGAAAGAAAAAACAAATTATTTCTCTAACAAGAACCATTGCCGATTGGGATCTTTCCTCCCGAACGA is a window encoding:
- a CDS encoding peptidoglycan DD-metalloendopeptidase family protein → MSKRQRSKGLGVVLSQVIRFDSFFVSCSRFLPLGPDNLAVKIFRLVTLSLLVLSGTQIVANPFQKIHSEINETIPGSESGMFRLFGSQSQESEIHKLFSVGVNSNGDEEEVELASLDLPKYIDVSPVVSNTVVHESGIILKKYAVQKKDNLSKIARSFSIELAKLKKHNGLTSDQLKIGQVLEVPVQVKNASSSRVVLKKIFIMPVPQSRVTSRYGRRVDPFNKYNRVYHTGLDLAAKVGAPVLSAADGEVVFTGRNGGYGNSVTIQHKNGYKTVYAHCSQILVEVGETVKMGRVVALVGRTGTATGAHLHFEVFRNGKIMNPESALSITEKQVTRLPKSEVAGM
- a CDS encoding ATP-binding protein gives rise to the protein MIPKRAEVGSLLYEWNGTKEIQVEVGIRRGLPGFQILGCATLSTKESRDRIRLALEASGYLFPLETIIVNLKPAHIPKRMVCLDLAIAVGILMATDQIKIPEGKVHFLGGLGLDGTVLGGQELLPYLWQNRLSAEVSLCLPGNLKKDKIPQGRYYFLDHLDGLRNLPGTIPDNREVLTPSMDSLTWEHVFLDPYQMKTFQGLLYSLLGKHHSLLLGSPGSGKTMMHRMLESLLPPKETRDPNDQGVWTWGGDFEVPSNKRPFRAPHHSATEVGLVGGGLPFQPGEISKSYGGILYLDEALEFRDRILESLRMPMEDSYLEIVRMNEKTKLKTDFTLMLSANPCPCGNYHSKQICHCSLQKIRLYLQKISGAFLDRITIFQTLFETTNERCIKLEESKMKNILLERFAFRNTRTVPEDEEKKIQKILDTESQTKQLSLRKKKQIISLTRTIADWDLSSRTKEAHIWEAVQYSIGYQWIYSLG
- a CDS encoding type II secretion system-associated lipoprotein, whose amino-acid sequence is MPLVLLLAFSHCSQRLIKKEKLREINEYYDGKTYALQEEIKFSQTEVWKKGTLVKIYIESTPSLLKLKVYPIAESRESSVGKLAAYIINDDVKKKQYDLEDVDEWVGKKFTLVESNVKKTKK